TGCGTTAGAGTCATTGTGCATTCGCGCGAGTTTCGCTAACTCTACTGTTAAGCACAGACAGCAACGAACTCCCTTAATCCGATTTGCGGCAATAGCCTCACCATTGCCAGAGCCACCTAAAAGAATGGCTCGTTCAACCTGACCATCCCGCAACGCCTTAGCCGCTGGAATCACAAAATCTGGATAATCACAT
This genomic stretch from Bdellovibrionales bacterium harbors:
- a CDS encoding RpiB/LacA/LacB family sugar-phosphate isomerase; this encodes CDYPDFVIPAAKALRDGQVERAILLGGSGNGEAIAANRIKGVRCCLCLTVELAKLARMHNDSNAISLGQRIIREDQLIEIVKAWLETSFEGGRHIPRIEKIESLSLQSL